GCTGCCGACGAGGCGTCCGACTGAATCATTTGAAGACTAGAAGCTGTGTAACCCGCCGCCAACAAGGAGATTAGAACCGCGACAACAGCAATTAAGAGGGGTGTTTTCCCAGCCGCTGCACCGGCCATAAACCGTTGTAGGATGGTATTGTTTATATTTCTTTTGTCATAATTTTTTTGACACTTGAATACCAGAGAGAACATCATAAGAATGCTTGCAGCTGGGCCTTTGACCATCTCCCAGCTCGCTTTTAGACTGGGTATCCCGAGACAGTTGGTTCACTACCATGTGAAACATCTGCAGTCTGAAGGCCTAATTAGGGTTAAAGATGTTGTGAAAACAGGCAGAAGAGTTTCCTCGAAGGCATACATGTTGAAACAGGGTGCAGTCCTCGCTGTCGCTGACCCATACGAGGTGGAAAAGGTATCGGCTTGGCTGGAACACTATTATGTTAGAAACGTCCGCAATATGAGTAAAAAAAGTCGAACCGCAAAGAATCCCAGTATTGAGCTCCCTTTGTTCTTTTACCACTTAATGAGGCTGTGTTCAAACCCGGGAATGGATGCTGGCGGTCTTTTCAGAATATATGGTGAGCGGTTTGCCGAAGATGTGATAATAAAAAATGTTCACCCAAATGACAGTAGGGGCTCAGGGTTCAAGATGTTTGGAAAAGCTCTGCTATTGTTTAAAGAGTTTGCTTCCGCAAATTTGGCGATGATGAATGAAAATGGGCTGATTCATTTCCGGGCATTCCTGGGCTCGGACGTGTATGACTCGAGGGTTGACGAATTCATTCATTCAGTGTTGCGGCGACTTGTGAATGCTTATCTGGGAGGTAGGTTTGTTGTTCACAAGTTTCCGCCTAACGGGAAGACATATTCATACATTATCAAGAGAACTGGTGTCAAGGAGCTGTAGCTTTTTTGGAAACAACGTAACCCATGTAAATGGCGTCAAGCATGGACCAGTGGACATCGCAGTTGAAGGCCGCTGCTTGCAGGCATTTTTTCAGCATCTCTCTGCCTCTTATATGTGGGGCGACAAGTTCAAGAACCAGGTCTACATCTTCCTTAAGGTAGGAGAGCCTTTCAAGAAAGAACTCTACACCTCGCTGGTCAATCCAGTTGTAATGGTTTCTCAAAGCAGTTATTCTCTTGGGAAGCTCGTCTAATGCGAAGAGTTCCGAGAGCGATGCCGCCGCACCCTCAAACCAACTAACGGTTCTAACAAAGTTGATGTATGCGTCAACAGCCATCCTCACTCCCGGCAATATGTCCATTTTCTCCAAGGTAGTGCTCGCTATCCCAGCTGCCTCCGCAAACTTCGCCCACCCCTCTACATCTCCTCTATAGGCGCCCAAGCCCTCTCTTTTCATCATGCGCTGCAGCCACATCTTTCTCGACACGGGTTCTGTGATGTTTGACAGTATGATGGAGTCTTTCACGGGGATTTGTCGTTGATAGTAGTAGCGGTTGATAATCCAGCCTCTGACCTGCTGGGGTGTTAGTTTTCCGTTGTAGAAAAGCTTCATGAAAGGATGGTTTGAAAAATATCTGTCGGCGATATGTTTCTTAATTTTTTTTGCTCAGCTCTTGTGGCTGCAACCTGAGAGGGGTTCTTGAGAATTAGATTTAACCATATTCCCGAGGATGCCGCCAAAGCGAGGAAAAACCCTTGAAAAGCTTGAGCGACCAAGTAGTAGATG
The sequence above is drawn from the Candidatus Caldarchaeum subterraneum genome and encodes:
- a CDS encoding pyrroloquinoline-quinone synthase; protein product: MKLFYNGKLTPQQVRGWIINRYYYQRQIPVKDSIILSNITEPVSRKMWLQRMMKREGLGAYRGDVEGWAKFAEAAGIASTTLEKMDILPGVRMAVDAYINFVRTVSWFEGAAASLSELFALDELPKRITALRNHYNWIDQRGVEFFLERLSYLKEDVDLVLELVAPHIRGREMLKKCLQAAAFNCDVHWSMLDAIYMGYVVSKKATAP